A single window of Actinoallomurus bryophytorum DNA harbors:
- a CDS encoding FKBP-type peptidyl-prolyl cis-trans isomerase — protein sequence MRRAAPFVVLALLAACGVACSGGGLPDGLKVNGDIGKQPTVTIPGSSPDAKLAVKTLHTGKGSKVANGDLVVANYVGYRWNGGDHKLIASSYDSGQPAMFPYGHLVPGLNKALAGQRPGGRVMAVIPPGQGYGANGYAPMQIGAKDSLVFVLDVVAAYPNGASAQGRPQPQSDARLPRVSAGATPTMKVPHVRPPARLQVRTIVQGTGKPVQARQLVVFHDLGQIWRNGKVFESSRDRGHPDSVVVGARQMIAGWDRAVVGKPVGSRVLVVVPPGQGYGAKGHAASGIASKDTLAFAIDILAAY from the coding sequence ATGCGGCGCGCCGCACCATTCGTCGTGCTCGCCCTCCTCGCCGCGTGCGGTGTCGCATGCAGCGGGGGAGGGCTGCCCGATGGCCTGAAGGTGAACGGGGACATCGGCAAGCAGCCGACGGTCACCATCCCCGGCTCCAGCCCGGACGCGAAGCTCGCCGTCAAGACGCTGCACACGGGCAAGGGCTCGAAGGTGGCGAACGGCGACCTGGTCGTGGCGAACTACGTGGGCTACCGCTGGAACGGCGGCGACCACAAGCTGATCGCCAGCAGCTATGACTCCGGGCAGCCGGCGATGTTCCCGTACGGCCACCTGGTGCCGGGGCTGAACAAGGCGCTGGCCGGGCAGCGGCCGGGCGGCCGGGTCATGGCGGTGATCCCGCCGGGCCAGGGGTACGGCGCGAACGGTTACGCGCCGATGCAGATCGGCGCCAAGGACTCCCTGGTGTTCGTACTGGACGTCGTCGCGGCCTACCCGAACGGCGCGAGCGCGCAGGGCAGACCGCAGCCACAGTCCGACGCGCGCCTGCCGCGCGTGTCGGCGGGGGCGACACCGACGATGAAGGTCCCGCACGTACGCCCGCCGGCCAGGTTGCAGGTCCGCACCATCGTGCAGGGCACGGGCAAACCCGTGCAGGCGCGGCAGCTCGTGGTCTTCCACGACCTGGGGCAGATCTGGCGCAACGGCAAGGTGTTCGAGTCCTCGCGCGATCGCGGCCATCCGGACTCGGTGGTGGTGGGTGCCCGGCAGATGATCGCCGGCTGGGACCGCGCGGTCGTGGGCAAGCCGGTCGGCAGCCGGGTCCTCGTCGTGGTGCCGCCGGGTCAGGGGTACGGCGCGAAGGGCCACGCCGCGTCGGGCATCGCGAGCAAGGACACCCTGGCGTTCGCGATCGACATCCTCGCCGCGTACTGA